The genomic interval GCCGACGCCAAGCACAAGTACCTGATCGCCCTCTACACCAGGGACGAGTACTTCGCCGTGGCGGCCGAGAACGAGCAGGAGCAGGAGGGCTGGTACCGCGCGCTCACCGACCTGGTCAGCGAGGGCCGCGCGGGCGCCGGCGACgcgccccccgccgccgccgccacctctGGGTCCTGCAGCGCCTCCCTGCCCGGCGCCCTGGGCGGCTCGGCGGGCGCCGCCGCGGCCGATGACAGCTACGGGCTGGTGGCGCCCGCCACGGCCGCCTACCGCGAGGTGTGGCAGGTGAACCTGAAGCCCAAGGGCCTGGGCCAGAGCAAGAACCTGACGGGCGTCTACCGCCTGTGCCTGTCGGCGCGCACCATCGGCTTCGTGAAGCTCAACTGCGAGCAGCCGTCGGTGACGCTGCAGCTCATGAGCATCCGCCGCTGCGGCCACTCGGACAGCTTCTTCTTCATCGAGGTGGGCCGCTCCGCCGTCACGGGCCCCGGCGAGCTGTGGATGCAGGCGGACGACTCGGTGGTGGCGCAGAACATCCACGAGACCATCCTGGAGGCCATGAAGGCGCTCAAGGAGCTCTTCGAGTTCCGGCCGCGCAGCAAGAGCCAGTCGTCCGGCTCGTCGGCCACGCACCCCATCAGCGTGCCCGGCGCGCGCCGCCATCACCACTTGGTCAACCTGCCCCCGAGCCAGACGGGGCTGGTGCGCCGCTCGCGCACCGACAGCCTGGCCGCCACCCCGCCCGCCGCCAAGTGCAGCGCGTGCCGGGTGCGCACGGCCAGCGAGGGCGAcggcggcgcggcggcggcggcgggggccggggcggggtccggggcggcggcggcggcgggcggcagGCCGGTGTCGGTGGCGGGCAGCCCCCTGAGCCCGGGCCCGGTGCGCGCGCCTCTGAGCCGCTCGCACACGCTGAGCGGCGGCCGCGCGGGCAAGGCGGCGCTGGCGCCGGCAGGGGGCGGCCTGCAGCACAGCCGCTCCATGTCCATGCCCGTGGCGCACTCGCCCCCGGCGGCCACCAGCCCCGGCAGCCTGTCGTCCAGCAGCGGGCACGGCTCGGGCTCCTACCCGCCGCCCCCCGGCCCACACCCGCACCTGCAGCACCCCCTGCACCCCCAGCGCCCCTCGAGCGGCAGCGCCTCGGCCTCGGGCTCCCCCAGCGACCCCGGCTTCATGTCCTTGGACGAGTATGGCTCCAGCCCCGGGGACCTGAGGGTCTACTGCGGCCTCCGGAGCAACACGCCCGAGTCCATCGCCGAGACGCCCCCGGCGCGGGATGGCAGCGCGGGTGAGCTGTACGGCTACATGACCATGGAGAGGCCGCTGAGCCACTGCGGCGGCCGCGCCTACCGCAGGGTCTCTGGGGACGGCGCCCCGGACTTGGACCGAGGGCTGAGGAAGCGGACTTACTCGCTGACCACGCCTGCCCGGCAGCGGCCGGCGCCCCAGCCGTCCTCCGCGTCCCTGGACGAGTACACGCTGATGCGGGCCACCTTCTCGGGCAGCTCCGGCCGCCTGTGCCCGTCCTGCAGCGCGTCCTCTCCCAAGGTGGCCTACCACCCGTACCCCGAGGACTACGGCGACGTCGAGATCGGCTCGCACCGCAGCTCTAGCAGTAATCTGGGCGCGGACGACGGCTACGTGCCCATGACCCCCGGCGTGGCCCTCCTGGGGGCGGGCAGCGGGAGCTGCAAGAGCGACGACTATATGCCCATGAGCCCCACCAGCGTGTCGGCCCCGAAGCAGATCCTGCAGCCACGCCCCGGGCCTGCCGCCTTGCCCCCTGCGGGGCCAGCGGTGCCCACGCCCGCGTCGGCAGCCGGCAGGGCCTTCCCGGGCACCGCGGGCGGCTACAAGACCGGCTCCCCGGCCGAGAGCTCCCCCGAGGACAGCGGGTACATGCGCATGTGGTGCGGTTCCAAGCTGTCCATGGAGAGCGCCGACAGCAAGCTGCTGCCCAACGGGGACTACCTCAACATGTCCCCCAGCGACGCGGGCACCGCGGGCACCCCGCCCGACTTCTTCTCTGCTGCGGGGGAGACTCTGCGGGGCGTGCCCGGCTACTGCTACAGCTCCCTGCCCCGCTCCTACAAGGCCCCCCACGCCTGCCACGGCGACAGCGACCAGTACGTGCTCATGAGCTCGCCCGTGGGCCGGGTCTTGGAGGAGGAGCCGCTGGAGCCGGCCCCCGGCCCCGCGCAGGCGTCCAGTGCCTTCCCGGCCACGGCGGCTGGCAGCGGCCACCCCCAGCCACCCCTCCCCGCCGTGCCTTCGCCTGGGAGGCCAGGCGGTGGCGGAGGTAGCCGCCCCGACGGCTTCCTGGCTCAGCGCTGCCGGGCAGTGCGGCCCACGCGCCTGTCTCTGGAGGGGCTGCCGGCCCTGCCCCGCATGCACGAGTACCCGCTGCCCCCCGAACCCAGGAGTCCAGGCGAGTACATCAACATCGACTTCGGGGAGGCCGGCGCGCGCCTGTCGCCGCCCGCGCCCCCGCTCCTGGCCTCGGCCGCCTCCTCGTCGTCGCTGCTGTCCGCCAGCAGCCCGGCCTCGTCCCTGGGCTCCGGCACCCCGGGCACGAGTGGGGACAGCCGGCAGCGCTCCCCGCTCTCCGACTACATGAACCTCGACTTCAGCTCGCCCAAGTCGCCGCAGCCGGGCGCCCAGGGCCGGGACCCCGTGGGCTCCTTGGACGCTCTGCTGTCCCCAGAGGCCTCCGTGTACCCGCCGCTGCCCCCTCGCCCGGCCGCTCCCTCCTCGGCCCTGCAGCCgccacccccgccgcccccaccgGGCGAGCTGTACCGCCTGCCTGCGGCAACCACCTCCCAGGGCCCAGGCGCGGCCTCCTCCTCGTCCTCGGGCACGGGGGACAACGGTGACTACACCGAGATGGCCTTCGGCGTGGCCGCCACCCCGCCGCAACCGATCGCTGCGCCCCCGAAGCCCGACGGTGCCCGCGTGAGCAGCCCCGTGTCCGGCCTCAAGAGGCTGAGCCTCATGGATCAGGTGTCGGGGGTCGAGGCCTTCCTGCAGGCCGGCCAGCCCCCAGACCCGCACCGGGGGGCCAAGGTCATCCGCGCGGACCCGCAGGGGGGCCGTCGTCGCCACAGCTCCGAGACCTTCTCCTCGACCACCACTGTGACCCCCGTGTCCCCGTCCTTTGCTCACACCCCCAAGCGTCACAACTCGGCCTCGGTGGAGAACGTTTCTCTCAGGAAAGGCAGCGAAGGGGGCTGCGGCGGCGGCCTGGGTGGGGGCGACGAGCCCCCCTCGTCGCCGCGCCAGCCCCCGCCGACGCCGCAGCAGGCGCGGGCCTGGACGCCGGCTCAGCCCGGCTGCAGCCTGGTCGGCTGTCCCGGGGGCAACAGTTCGCCCATGCGCCGGGAGACGTCCGCCGGCTTCCAGAATGGCCTCAACTACATCGCCATCGACGTGAGGGACGAGCCGGGGCTGTCACCGCCCCTGCAGCAGCACCCACACGGGCAGACGGGCGACAGGAGCGCCTGGGGCCGCACCCGGAGCCTCGGGGGTCTCATCAGCGCCGTGGGCGCTGCCAGCCCCGCCGGGGTGTGCGGGGGGCCAGGCCCCGGTGCTCTGCCCGCGGCCAAC from Cervus canadensis isolate Bull #8, Minnesota chromosome 9, ASM1932006v1, whole genome shotgun sequence carries:
- the IRS2 gene encoding insulin receptor substrate 2, which gives rise to MASPPEHGPPGPAGGDGPNLNNNNNNNNHSVRKCGYLRKQKHGHKRFFVLRGPGAGGDEAGAGGGPAPQPPRLEYYESEKKWRSKAGAPKRVIALDCCLNINKRADAKHKYLIALYTRDEYFAVAAENEQEQEGWYRALTDLVSEGRAGAGDAPPAAAATSGSCSASLPGALGGSAGAAAADDSYGLVAPATAAYREVWQVNLKPKGLGQSKNLTGVYRLCLSARTIGFVKLNCEQPSVTLQLMSIRRCGHSDSFFFIEVGRSAVTGPGELWMQADDSVVAQNIHETILEAMKALKELFEFRPRSKSQSSGSSATHPISVPGARRHHHLVNLPPSQTGLVRRSRTDSLAATPPAAKCSACRVRTASEGDGGAAAAAGAGAGSGAAAAAGGRPVSVAGSPLSPGPVRAPLSRSHTLSGGRAGKAALAPAGGGLQHSRSMSMPVAHSPPAATSPGSLSSSSGHGSGSYPPPPGPHPHLQHPLHPQRPSSGSASASGSPSDPGFMSLDEYGSSPGDLRVYCGLRSNTPESIAETPPARDGSAGELYGYMTMERPLSHCGGRAYRRVSGDGAPDLDRGLRKRTYSLTTPARQRPAPQPSSASLDEYTLMRATFSGSSGRLCPSCSASSPKVAYHPYPEDYGDVEIGSHRSSSSNLGADDGYVPMTPGVALLGAGSGSCKSDDYMPMSPTSVSAPKQILQPRPGPAALPPAGPAVPTPASAAGRAFPGTAGGYKTGSPAESSPEDSGYMRMWCGSKLSMESADSKLLPNGDYLNMSPSDAGTAGTPPDFFSAAGETLRGVPGYCYSSLPRSYKAPHACHGDSDQYVLMSSPVGRVLEEEPLEPAPGPAQASSAFPATAAGSGHPQPPLPAVPSPGRPGGGGGSRPDGFLAQRCRAVRPTRLSLEGLPALPRMHEYPLPPEPRSPGEYINIDFGEAGARLSPPAPPLLASAASSSSLLSASSPASSLGSGTPGTSGDSRQRSPLSDYMNLDFSSPKSPQPGAQGRDPVGSLDALLSPEASVYPPLPPRPAAPSSALQPPPPPPPPGELYRLPAATTSQGPGAASSSSSGTGDNGDYTEMAFGVAATPPQPIAAPPKPDGARVSSPVSGLKRLSLMDQVSGVEAFLQAGQPPDPHRGAKVIRADPQGGRRRHSSETFSSTTTVTPVSPSFAHTPKRHNSASVENVSLRKGSEGGCGGGLGGGDEPPSSPRQPPPTPQQARAWTPAQPGCSLVGCPGGNSSPMRRETSAGFQNGLNYIAIDVRDEPGLSPPLQQHPHGQTGDRSAWGRTRSLGGLISAVGAASPAGVCGGPGPGALPAANAYASIDFLTHHLKEATVVKE